In one window of Helianthus annuus cultivar XRQ/B chromosome 17, HanXRQr2.0-SUNRISE, whole genome shotgun sequence DNA:
- the LOC110922021 gene encoding homeobox-leucine zipper protein HDG5, with translation MYGGDCQVMSSLNGGGTGISSESIFPNFNYMPFTEFSSIMPKEEMDNMVRSGKEEMESGSGSDQIEGGMSGNEVDTDPQQPPTKKKRYHRHTAHQIQEMEALFKECPHPDDKRRMRLSQELGLKPRQVKFWFQNRRTQMKAQQDRSDNAILRNDNENLRNENSRLENALRSLVCSNCGGSSISFDEQQLRMENARLKEELDRVCLMASQFCGSNPMQTQGQSHLPPMMTANLDLDMNMYPRPYEQDGMPNCNDILQINPLMAPEGPNFAAANGLIIMDDEKPLAIQYALSFMDEVVKMCRIGEPLWTQVNDAGKEVLNFDEHAKMFPSMVSRKIDSNELRYEASRASSVVIINSITLVDAFLDADKWMELFPSIISRAKTLQVITSGVNGTPNASLQLMYAELQMLSPLVPTREIHFLRYCARNSDDGSWAIVDFPLDSFHETFQPSLTRYKRHPSGCIIQDMPNGYSRVTWVEHAEAENELVHGIFTDYVSSGMAFGARRWLAVLQRQCERLASLMARNISDIGAIPSPEARTNLMNVAQRMVRMFCLHITGSCGQSWTALSDSVEETVRITTRKVTEPGQPNGLILTAVSTTWLPYPHYQVFDLLRDERRRSQLDILSNGNPLEEVAHIANGSHPGNCISLLRVNVASNSSQNVELVLQESCTDDSGSLVVYSTVEVDAIKLTMNGGDPSCIPLLPLGFVIIPLGQNPNSNITSTSTTTTAESGGGCLLTVGLQVLANSMPTAKLNLMSANTVNNHIQATMQQIITTLGGVATNNSTGGGSTASVDDGNNVGSFDEPPTTRPSKKVDSSATSKVN, from the exons ATGTACGGTGGAGATTGTCAAGTGATGTCAAGCTTGAATGGTGGTGGAACTGGAATTTCTTCTGAATCTATTTTTCCTAACTTCAACTACATGCCTTTCACTGAATTTTCTTCCATCATGCCt AAAGAAGAGATGGATAACATGGTGAGATCAGGAAAAGAAGAAATGGAAAGTGGCTCCGGAAGCGATCAAATCGAAGGAGGAATGTCGGGAAACGAGGTGGACACCGATCCACAACAGCCTCCTACGAAGAAGAAGCGTTATCATAGACACACGGCTCACCAGATCCAAGAAATGGAAGC GTTGTTTAAGGAATGTCCACATCCAGATGATAAGAGAAGAATGAGATTAAGCCAAGAACTTGGACTGAAGCCACGTCAAGTGAAATTTTGGTTCCAAAACCGGCGTACCCAAATGAAG GCACAACAAGACCGTTCGGATAATGCTATTCTTAGAAACGATAATGAGAATCTAAGAAACGAAAACAGTCGACTAGAAAATGCATTGCGTTCGCTTGTTTGCTCTAACTGCGGAGGGTCTTCGATATCTTTTGATGAGCAACAACTTCGGATGGAAAACGCTCGGCTCAAAGAGGAG TTGGATCGTGTCTGCCTTATGGCAAGTCAATTCTGTGGTAGCAATCCAATGCAAACTCAAGGACAAAGTCATTTACCTCCAATGATGACCGCTAACCTGGACTTGGATATGAATATGTATCCTAGACCATATGAACAAGATGGCATGCCAAACTGCAATGACATTTTGCAGATCAATCCTTTAATGGCACCTGAAGGTCCCAACTTTGCTGCTGCTAATGGGTTAATCATCATGGATGATGAAAAGCCTCTTGCAATCCAATATGCACTATCTTTCATGGATGAAGTTGTTAAGATGTGCAGGATTGGAGAACCACTTTGGACTCAGGTTAATGATGCTGGAAAAGAAGTGCTTAACTTTGATGAACATGCTAAGATGTTCCCAAGTATGGTTAGCAGGAAAATTGATTCGAATGAGTTGCGATATGAAGCTTCTCGAGCTAGCTCAGTTGTGATTATTAATAGTATCACTCTGGTTGATGCTTTTCTTGATGCA GATAAATGGATGGAGTTGTTTCCCTCAATCATCTCGCGTGCAAAAACGCTTCAAGTCATCACTTCTGGTGTTAATGGAACGCCGAATGCTTCCCTGCAGCTA ATGTATGCTGAACTGCAAATGCTATCTCCACTTGTGCCAACTAGAGAAATTCATTTCCTTCGTTATTGTGCGCGAAATTCAGACGATGGAAGTTGGGCAATCGTTGATTTCCCACTAGATAGCTTTCACGAGACTTTCCAGCCATCGCTTACTAGATACAAACGTCACCCCTCTGGTTGCATTATACAAGACATGCCTAATGGCTATTCAAGG GTTACTTGGGTTGAGCATGCTGAGGCTGAGAATGAGCTGGTCCATGGGATCTTTACCGATTATGTTAGCAGTGGAATGGCATTTGGAGCTCGACGATGGCTAGCTGTTTTACAACGCCAATGCGAGAGGCTTGCAAGTCTTATGGCCCGAAATATATCCGACATTGGAG CAATACCATCACCAGAAGCAAGAACAAATTTGATGAATGTGGCTCAGAGGATGGTAAGGATGTTTTGCCTTCACATCACTGGCTCGTGTGGGCAATCATGGACAGCCCTTTCGGATTCAGTTGAGGAGACAGTTCGAATAACGACTAGAAAAGTCACTGAACCAGGCCAGCCCAATGGTTTGATCCTGACAGCAGTATCAACAACCTGGCTTCCTTATCCTCACTATcaagtttttgatcttttaagGGATGAACGTCGCCGATCTCAG CTTGATATTCTCTCAAATGGGAATCCATTGGAAGAGGTTGCTCACATTGCAAATGGCTCTCATCCGGGAAATTGTATCTCCTTGCTTCGTGTGAAT GTGGCTAGTAACTCGTCACAGAATGTTGAGCTCGTGCTACAGGAGAGCTGCACGGATGACTCTGGCAGCCTCGTGGTGTACTCGACAGTCGAGGTTGATGCCATCAAACTTACAATGAACGGTGGAGATCCATCATGCATCCCTCTCCTCCCTTTAGGGTTTGTCATTATCCCGTTGGGACAAAACCCTAACAGCAACATCACCtcaacctccaccaccaccaccgccgaaTCCGGAGGAGGATGCCTATTAACTGTGGGACTACAAGTGCTAGCCAACTCAATGCCCACCGCGAAACTAAACCTCATGAGTGCCAACACAGTCAACAACCACATCCAAGCTACAATGCAACAGATCATCACCACTCTTGGCGGGGTTGCCACCAATAACAGCACTGGCGGTGGCAGCACCGCCAGTGTTGATGATGGCAACAATGTTGGTAGCTTTGACGAGCCACCAACTACTAGGCCATCCAAGAAAGTGGATTCAAGCGCAACTTCCAAGGTTAATTAA